From one Geoalkalibacter halelectricus genomic stretch:
- a CDS encoding nucleotidyltransferase family protein, giving the protein MKRERVLELLKYSKPELQARFGVTHLSLFGSTARDTASSNSDVDILVAFDGPATSRRYFGVQFYLEDLLGCPVDLVTEKALRPELRPFIEQERVCV; this is encoded by the coding sequence ATGAAACGAGAACGCGTTCTTGAATTGCTCAAGTACAGCAAACCGGAATTGCAAGCCCGATTTGGTGTCACGCACCTGTCTTTGTTCGGTTCAACCGCGCGCGATACGGCAAGCAGCAACAGCGATGTGGATATTTTGGTAGCTTTCGATGGTCCTGCGACGTCCAGGCGCTATTTTGGCGTTCAGTTCTATCTTGAAGATTTGTTGGGCTGCCCGGTGGATCTGGTGACCGAAAAAGCGCTGCGTCCCGAACTTCGCCCATTTATTGAACAGGAGCGGGTCTGTGTCTGA
- a CDS encoding HepT-like ribonuclease domain-containing protein has protein sequence MSEASEREWRFYLEDMLGFAEKVLSYTHGLDQKSFVSNPLVYDASLRNLELIGEAATHIPEKIRATYPEIPWRMLIATRNRLIHGYLGIDDDILWSIIQDDVPGLLRLLKDLKMHTQG, from the coding sequence GTGTCTGAAGCCAGTGAACGCGAATGGCGATTTTATCTCGAAGATATGCTCGGGTTTGCCGAGAAAGTGCTTTCTTACACACATGGCCTCGACCAAAAGAGCTTTGTCTCGAACCCTCTGGTCTATGATGCAAGCCTAAGGAATTTGGAGTTGATCGGCGAGGCAGCCACCCATATTCCGGAAAAAATCAGAGCGACGTATCCTGAAATCCCCTGGCGGATGCTCATTGCTACCCGCAATCGTTTGATCCATGGGTATCTCGGTATCGATGACGATATTCTGTGGAGCATCATTCAGGATGACGTCCCAGGATTGTTGCGGCTTCTGAAAGATTTAAAGATGCACACTCAAGGCTGA
- a CDS encoding SOS response-associated peptidase family protein — protein MLITETNAHTAQIHVRMPVSLSPPEYDTWLDREMDDLGNLRSLFQPFPSEFLEMQPVSAVVNNPLHEGEGCLAAAKSPASS, from the coding sequence ATCCTCATCACCGAGACCAACGCACATACCGCTCAGATCCATGTCCGGATGCCGGTAAGTCTCTCGCCCCCCGAGTACGACACCTGGCTCGATCGCGAGATGGATGATCTGGGTAACCTCCGATCCCTGTTTCAGCCATTTCCGTCCGAGTTTTTGGAGATGCAGCCTGTGTCGGCGGTGGTGAATAATCCGCTGCATGAGGGAGAGGGTTGCCTGGCTGCTGCGAAGTCTCCCGCATCATCGTAA